DNA from Halogeometricum sp. S1BR25-6:
GCGCGCCGACGGTGTCCCGCGCGGTGACGCTCATCACGAACGCCGTCGCCGCCAGCGGCGAGGTGGCGCCGGTGCTCCGCATCGCGGCCACCGAGGCGCAGGACGCCCGCCGCCTCCGTCGCGAACGCCGACAGGAGATGCTGACCTACCTCGTGGTCATCTACATCTCGTTTTTCGTCTTCCTCGGCATCGTCGTCGCCCTGACGCTCGCGTTCATCCCGGCCGTCGAGGCGGCGAGTCAGTCGGCGGCAATCAGCAGCGGCGAGGTGCAGGGCGTCTCGACGGGCGTGTTCGCCGGACTCAGCACGGTCAACACCGGCGCGTACGAACTGCTGTTCTTTCACACGGCGTCGATTCAGGCCGTCTGCTCGGGTCTCATCGCCGGACAACTCGGCGAAGGCCGCGTCTTCGACGGGCTGAAACACGCCCTCGTCCTCCTCTCGCTGTCGTACGCGCTGTTTCTCTTCCTCTGAGTCGGCTCTCCTACCCTATCCTATCCTATCCTATCCTATCCTATCCTGCCCGCGCCGAGTCGGGGACGATTTGTACGCCGCTCGCCTCCCTCGACCATGAGCGGAGACGGAAGCGGCGAGTCGCGCGTCGGGGGCGACGAGGAACTCCCCGCGGACGCCGAGGCGCCGCACGAGACGTACGACCGCATCGCGGAGCACTTCTCCTCGACGCGCGAGTACCCGTGGCCGGAGGTGCGGGAGTTCCTCGACGACCACGCGCCCGAGGCGACGCGCGCGGGCGAGACGTCCGAGCGCGACGGACCGACGCGGGGATTGGATATGGGGTGTGGTAACGGCCGACATTCGGAAGCGATGGCCGCGTTCGTCGACCGCGTGGTCGCCCTCGACGCGAGTCGCGGCCTCCTCGCCGAGGCCGGAGAGCGGGCCGTCGAGCGGGAGTTCGCGGCCGATTTGGTCCAGGGGGACGCCGCCTCGCTCCCCCTCCGCGACGACTGCGTCGCCGTGGCCGTCTACGTGGCGACGCTGCATCACCTCCGCCCGCGCGAGGCGCGCGTGGCCAGCCTCTCGGAACTCGCGCGAGTGCTCGTCCCCGGCGGGCGAGCGCTGGTCAGCGCGTGGTCGGTCGAGCACGACCGGTTCGACCACGAGGAGGGGTTCGACACGACGGTGGACTGGACGCTCCCCGGCGGGGAGCGCGTCCCCCGCTACTACCACATCTACGACGCCGTGGAGTTCGCGGCCGACGTAGAGGAATCGGCGCTCTCCGTCGTCGACTCGTTCGTCTCCAGCGGCAACTGCTACGCCGTCGTCGCGCCCTGATCGCCGGGGAGCGACGGGGCGGAGCGGAGCGGAAAGCGCCCCGTGCTACCGCGGGACGGCTGGTCGCCTCGTCCGCACGCGTGCTTTGCGTTTAAGAAGGTTCGGCAGCAAGCGAGAGACACATGACCGATATCGACGACGCGGAGGAGTACGAAGTCGCGGTGGTCGGCGGCGGTCCGGCGGGCCTGCAGGCGGCGCTGTACACGGCCCGACTGGGCCACGACACCGTCGTCGTGAACCGCGGCGGCGGCCGCGCCGCGATGATGCTCGATACGCACAACGTCGTCGGCGTCACCGAGGACGTCTCGGGCAACGAGTTCCTCCAAACCGGGCGCGAGCAGATCCAGTCCTACGGCGCGGACTACGTGCAGGACCTGATCACCGAGGCGACGCGGCTAGACGACGGCCGGTTCCGCCTCGACGGCAACGAGGGGGCGTTCGTCGCCGACCGGGTCGTCCTCGGGATGGGATTCAACGACGAGCGGCCGGACCCGCCGCTCCCGCGGACGGGAAAGGGCCTGCACTACTGTCTGCACTGCGACGCTTACATGTTCATCGACCGCCCGGTGTTCGTGATGGGCGCGGGCGAGTCGGCGGCCCACGTCGCCATGATCATGCTCAACTTCACCGACGAGGTGGACCTCCTCCTGCGCGGCGAGGACCCGCAGTGGAGCGAGGAGACCGACGAGCGACTCCGCGCGCACCCCGTCGACGTCGTCCACGAGGATATCGCGTCGATGACGAAGTCGGAGAACGGCTGGCTGGAGTCGTTCGAGTTCGAGGATGGGGAAGTTAGGAAGTACCGCGGCGGGTTCCCGATGTACGGGTCGAACTACAACACGGACCTCGCCGAGCAACTCGGCTGCGAGATAAACGACGACGGCACCGTCCCCGTCGACGACGACGGCGAGACGAGCGCCGAGGGCGTCTACGCCGTCGGCGACCTGACGCCCGGCCACAACCAGATTCCGGTCGCGATGGGCAAGGGCGCGCAGGCCGGCCTCGCCATCCACTACGAACTCCGCGAGTTCCCGCGGAGCCTCGACGAGATTCGCGAGGGCGGCGACGTCTCGCCCGACGAGGTTCCCGGCCTCGGTGACCGAATCCACGCCGCCGCCGAGGAGTACGAGGAGGCGCGCGCGCCGCCCATCGAGTCCGAGTCAGACTCCGACTCCGACTCCGATTCCGAGTCGGCGTCCTCCGAGGCCGAACCCGCGGCCGACGACGACTAGACGGACCGAACGATTCAAGCGCGCGAGCCGTCGTGTACTCCCCGATGAGCCAGACGGTCCGCGCCCCGTCCGACCGATCCCTCCGCGCGCGACTGGCCGACGCGCTCGGCGCCCGGTTCGGCGTCGATACCCGCGCGCTGGCCGCGCTCCGAATATCGTTGGGGCTGCTGTTGCTGGCGGACCTCCTGCTCCGCGCTCGCCACCTCCGGGCGCTCTACACGGATTCGGGACTGGCCCCCCGAGCGGTGCTGGCCGGGCAGTATCCGGCGG
Protein-coding regions in this window:
- a CDS encoding NAD(P)/FAD-dependent oxidoreductase translates to MTDIDDAEEYEVAVVGGGPAGLQAALYTARLGHDTVVVNRGGGRAAMMLDTHNVVGVTEDVSGNEFLQTGREQIQSYGADYVQDLITEATRLDDGRFRLDGNEGAFVADRVVLGMGFNDERPDPPLPRTGKGLHYCLHCDAYMFIDRPVFVMGAGESAAHVAMIMLNFTDEVDLLLRGEDPQWSEETDERLRAHPVDVVHEDIASMTKSENGWLESFEFEDGEVRKYRGGFPMYGSNYNTDLAEQLGCEINDDGTVPVDDDGETSAEGVYAVGDLTPGHNQIPVAMGKGAQAGLAIHYELREFPRSLDEIREGGDVSPDEVPGLGDRIHAAAEEYEEARAPPIESESDSDSDSDSESASSEAEPAADDD
- a CDS encoding class I SAM-dependent methyltransferase, whose protein sequence is MSGDGSGESRVGGDEELPADAEAPHETYDRIAEHFSSTREYPWPEVREFLDDHAPEATRAGETSERDGPTRGLDMGCGNGRHSEAMAAFVDRVVALDASRGLLAEAGERAVEREFAADLVQGDAASLPLRDDCVAVAVYVATLHHLRPREARVASLSELARVLVPGGRALVSAWSVEHDRFDHEEGFDTTVDWTLPGGERVPRYYHIYDAVEFAADVEESALSVVDSFVSSGNCYAVVAP